The genomic region ttttacaacttttttattttttgtcttgcaatgggcaaatttttgcgtaaatatctacaaaagAATGATATAAGctttctgacaaaaaatcagatcgtaaattttcatatttccggtcgaaaattaatattttatggcctaaaccgttactaatggtttaagaaaaatgcacaaaacatcaatttttgaacttaaatataaaaatctgcgatctattttttgtcagcagtataaTTTAACTGgattcaatggattttcgcaaaaattggcccgttccaagacaaaaaaataataagttgtcaaactttcaatctgtgagagtgcagctttaaaactgaATCACTCAGTTTTCACTTCCAATGTGTACATTTGAGAGGACATGGACACAATAAAAAACTggatttattaattataaaaaactggatttattaatttattgaactagatatttatgaaaatcatTAGGTAATGAGAATTTTGGGATCCTTTTAaccaaaatgtattatatttgaagtcagaaaacattgatatttgtttcaataaaagattAATAGGTACAGAACAAGATGGTCACATATATAGCATAATGTTCAAACTCCTACTTTAAGTATTACTAATTCTAGTGCTTACAAAGCCTTaccatatcttttattttgaatatgaatgtttatataatattcatgctttgttatcaatgttttgatttatcatgatgataatgttttcttttattcagGTGTGTTTACTGGGAAGCAACTTATGGGAGCGAATGTCATAAATGTAAGCAACagttatattgaataatttatttggtttagCCATTTAATTATTGTATGACAGTTTTGCCAACTTCTACGTACATGTAATTGAAACCACattatgaattgttttgttctcagtttgttttaaaatttgaatactTAAAAAGTCAAACCTCTGAAAGTTTAAATGACTTATGGGGTTTGTTGAATAGATATAAAAAATTTGTGTTTAGTGAGCCATGTATTTggcatacaaaaaaaatctgctttATTCCGGTTACGGCTTGAAGGTTGGTTGTGAGGTGGGGACTGTATCTTCAAATTGTTCTTATTCTCCGTCAGATATATAAAGACTGCAAATTCCATTGGTCTCTTGCATcaccattttttaaaactaaaaaattcCCCTTGGAATAAAAATTTGGTTGGTTAGAAACTATAGTTAGGGGGACGTGTAATGGACAATGgtaatataagaaaaaatgatACTGTAGATATTGGGTCTATTTACTTTGTATCAAAAATGGCAATGTTGTGAAAATTGTATAATGGCAACGTTGTGACATTTTTTAAACCTTGgtcatttcttatattataccttacataaatgtgttctttatatgtacatataaagtcGATCGGTCCATATATCGGTGTATTTTAAACCCAggtttatgacgtcagcggttcatataatatttttggctGGTCCAGACCTCgccaaaaaataataaggaccgctgacgtcatataatatggacccctgatgtcataaaaaaggTGAGTACGACTTGAGATTTTCACAGCGGCGAACAGTTGTTGCAAGTAAAcattaattgctttttttaaggaaatacaGTAATTGCGCTTTCAAAATAGTAATATGAAATATTCGGTATGATATAAGGAATATAACACACAACTTCCGGCCacatgacattataaggaccagCCAGTCAGCCCCAGAAGGTGAATGGATCTGGGCTAATGCCTCAGTCCCTATACACCTTCGTTGGCTGACTGGCCCGTCAGTATTATGTCATATGTCCCTCAGTGGTgtgtcatttatatttcttaattatatacatatctgtctcattaaatacacatttttaagcAAGACAGTTAGTGCCATGTAGATAATTCTCATTTTATGCCCCTTGATTGTTGGAAAGAAATAGCCCAGATGAATGTTTGCATTGGCCTGGCTTGCTCTTGTTCTCCATGCATTAAATGACTTTGTTAAGATATTATCTGTTTATTTAAGGTCCCCGTGAAGGAGCCAATGATCATTCCAGAGAGTTACACACCCCTAGGAGAAGGCGACCAGGGTGGGCCCAATAATGACATTATCAGCCAGAAAGAAAAATCCGCTTCACCCCCAATTTTAGAGGAGGAGAAAGAAGTTGCCCTTGATAGTGAGGCAGTAAGTGAAGATGCCCCTGTCATTGAAGCTGAGGAGACTGCAAGGCCAAGAAGAGGAAGACAGTCCAAAGGAAATGCTCTTGAAACTGAAGAAAAAGCAGAGGTAGCTAGTCCACGGAGAGGACGAGGGAGAGGTCGGAATGCATCAGGCAAGTCACTTGAAGGAGATGATGCCAAGACAGGAAGATTGACAAGGGGAAAATTGGGAAAGAAATCAGAAGTTGTTGAGGATGAAGAGGAGgaagaggaagaagaagaaatgGAAGAAGAGGATGAAGTTAAAACTTCAGGAAGAAGAGGTAGGCAAAAGAAGTCAGCAGAGGAAGGAACTACACCTAAGGGTCGGGGAAAGGTGAAGAAAGAGGTTGAAGAAACACCAACTCCTAGAAGAGGTAGAGGGAGACCTAAAAAGGAAATTTTAGAGGAGGAAGAGCTTGAAGATGAAGAGGAAGAGGAGATTGAAGAAGTGAAAACACCAAGGAAAGGTCGGGCTCAGGTAGCCTCTCCTGGTGCAAGTAAGACAAAAGGTGTAATGGAAGAGGAAGATAAAATGCCAGTTGTTGGTAGGAAAAGGGGAAGAATCTCTGATGCTGCTACTCCagtgaagaaaagaaaagagaTGGAGGTTATAGATGTCAAGGAAGAGGAAGAAGAGGAGGAGGAAGAAATGGAAGAATTGGAGGAAGAGGAAGAAGAAATTGATGAGGAAGAATATGAAGAAATGGATGATGATGAGGAAGATGAGGAAGAAAGTCCACTGATATACCGTAAAGTTGAAAACCTTGGAGGTGTAGGACAAGCAGATGATCCGTACAGCTTTGGTGAAGAGGAGGTACATCCATCAACATCATCTCTTGGGGGAGCGAAGGCTTTGGCCCAGTTGCATGCAGTTGAGCCCACTACTCCTGCACCTGTGATGAAGACGTTCTCCACACAAACACCAATAGACGAACCTGAGGCAGAAAACTTTGTTGAAGTTGTCACCTTCAATGAAACACCTGGGAGAAGAACTGTCATGACACAGACAGATCCGAGGttgaaaaagaagaaatttgGTCCCTTGGGTGAAGAGGATTATGACTATGACGAATATAAAGGACGGAGGTTTAAAGATGATGGTCTGGGCTTGTTTGAGGATATGGAGAATAGGAGGAGGTCATTTAAGCGCAATGCTGAGGAAGCCCTAAAATGCCCATTTTGTGAGAAGGCTTTCATTGGTCtagtaaaacatattaaaacaaagcatAAGGATGAGCCTGATTTTGAAGAAGAAATCCGAAATGCCAAGTGGCGTGAGAGAATTATGAAAGTGTCAACCACTGGAGAGGGTGAGGATGGAGAGGCCTGTCCAGAGTGTGGTAAGGTGTCCAAGAACCTGAAGAGGCACATGGAACTTCACCAGCAGAACCGCATGCAGATTCCATGTCCTATCTGTGGGAAGGTCGTTCTCAAGACAGGAATGAGTTCCCACATGAGAACTGTCCATTCTGGACGCAGGCCCTACAAATGCCCTCACTGCGACTATGCCTCAGCATTCCGTGGAAACCTTAATACGCACATCAAGGGGATGCACCTGCACACCCGTCAGTACCTGTGCaacacctgcaaggctgcattTAAAACTCTAGGTGCCCTGATTGGCCACACCAAGCGTGTACATGAGGGCTGGAAGTCTCCCAATCAGAAGATCTTTATTTGCTCCGTCTGCGAGAAGCGCTTCACCAAGAAGTACCATGTTGATCGTCACATGTTGATCCATACAGGTGAAAAGCCGCACAAGTGTCACGACTGTGGCCGATGCTTCAACAACAAGTCCAACTTGATGTCGCACATCCAACTTGTGCACAAGAAGCTGAGCCCGTACCAGTGTGACATGTGCCAGGAGACATTCAAAAGGAAGAAGATCCTGCTGGAGCATATAGGGAAGGTCCATGTGTCAGCTGGGGAGTCCGCGCAGGCCATCATCCGCAAGTATGAAATCGAGTATGAGGATGAGGATGACGACAGCTATGTGAAGCAGGAGATGGATGGGGAAgaggatgaggatgatgatgaatCCATTCAGCAGATCCAGGTTGGTGTATGATTCACTTGTCTGACAATGTCAACTCGTTTACCAATGATTGCtgatatttgtattaaacaGTTAGAGATGATTTCTCTGTTCAtctttgttcactttttataaaGTATGTGGTGACCACCCAACATCTGACAAATCTAATCAAAATTATAACCCCCTTTACCTAGTGGCATGGGCCTAGCCCCGTCCATCCTTAGGTCTATCTGTTTTTGTCCTTGGACATTTAGACAAGTCTTTTCTCCATTACTCCATATGTTTTGAAGTAGTGACTTTAAACTTCttacacatattgactgtgtttAGGAAGTGCTGTGCAAGAGAAACATTATTGTG from Mya arenaria isolate MELC-2E11 chromosome 3, ASM2691426v1 harbors:
- the LOC128227964 gene encoding zinc finger protein 333-like, yielding MEAGAEPATGGSDLSAAAFSEAENYGGLQPVTEAVPPVIMAGQTAQQQDFMNGGAEVLNKDAATEGVFTGKQLMGANVINVPVKEPMIIPESYTPLGEGDQGGPNNDIISQKEKSASPPILEEEKEVALDSEAVSEDAPVIEAEETARPRRGRQSKGNALETEEKAEVASPRRGRGRGRNASGKSLEGDDAKTGRLTRGKLGKKSEVVEDEEEEEEEEEMEEEDEVKTSGRRGRQKKSAEEGTTPKGRGKVKKEVEETPTPRRGRGRPKKEILEEEELEDEEEEEIEEVKTPRKGRAQVASPGASKTKGVMEEEDKMPVVGRKRGRISDAATPVKKRKEMEVIDVKEEEEEEEEEMEELEEEEEEIDEEEYEEMDDDEEDEEESPLIYRKVENLGGVGQADDPYSFGEEEVHPSTSSLGGAKALAQLHAVEPTTPAPVMKTFSTQTPIDEPEAENFVEVVTFNETPGRRTVMTQTDPRLKKKKFGPLGEEDYDYDEYKGRRFKDDGLGLFEDMENRRRSFKRNAEEALKCPFCEKAFIGLVKHIKTKHKDEPDFEEEIRNAKWRERIMKVSTTGEGEDGEACPECGKVSKNLKRHMELHQQNRMQIPCPICGKVVLKTGMSSHMRTVHSGRRPYKCPHCDYASAFRGNLNTHIKGMHLHTRQYLCNTCKAAFKTLGALIGHTKRVHEGWKSPNQKIFICSVCEKRFTKKYHVDRHMLIHTGEKPHKCHDCGRCFNNKSNLMSHIQLVHKKLSPYQCDMCQETFKRKKILLEHIGKVHVSAGESAQAIIRKYEIEYEDEDDDSYVKQEMDGEEDEDDDESIQQIQGEDGETYVQVSEGQYAAMVGGEGQYQALQAVQGQEGQETIIIVQTNDPNEVTQAIVDQGGAVQYTMQDVPQVQ